The sequence below is a genomic window from Candidatus Eisenbacteria bacterium.
CCCACGTCCTTTTCGGCCTGATCGGCCTTCTGACGCGCCTCGTCGACCGAAGCCTGCGCCGTGAGCTCCGCGGTGCGAGACTGATCCACCTGCTCGGGCGTCACGAACTCCTTGCCGAGCAACGGCTCCATTCGCCGACGGGTGTCGCTGGCCTTCTTCGCCTGGGCCTCCGCGCGGCGGAGCGCCGCCCTCGCGCCTTCGACCGCGAAGCGTTGTCCCTCGATCCGCCGCTGCGTCACGTCGATCTCGCCGTCGAGCGCGGCGACCTCCGCGCGCGCGCGCTCCACGGCAATCCGATACGGGCGCTGATCGATGACGAAGAGAAGCTCTCCTGCCCGCACCATCTGGTTGTCGACGATATGGAGCTCGTCGATGTTGCCGCTCACCTGCGGCACGACGTTGATGATGTCGGCCATGACGATCGCGTCGTCGGTCGTTGGGTTCCACACGATGCGGTGGACCACTACCGCGCCCAGCACGATCGCCGCAGCCAGCAGGCCGGGCACGAGGAACCGCTCCAAGATGGGGCGCACGTCTCGCACCTCAGCCTCCGAACAAGATCAGCCAAGTCGCG
It includes:
- a CDS encoding HlyD family efflux transporter periplasmic adaptor subunit, whose translation is MRPILERFLVPGLLAAAIVLGAVVVHRIVWNPTTDDAIVMADIINVVPQVSGNIDELHIVDNQMVRAGELLFVIDQRPYRIAVERARAEVAALDGEIDVTQRRIEGQRFAVEGARAALRRAEAQAKKASDTRRRMEPLLGKEFVTPEQVDQSRTAELTAQASVDEARQKADQAEKDVGNLLALQAKRDAAQAALAKAELDLGYCTVSAPFDARVVNLHTAIGQFVAPGPVPVFSLVDDRAWYVLANYRETDLTHIAPGMEAELYVLSDPSHRFRGIVQGIGWAVNPEDMQITPGLPRIQRELEWVHIAQRFPVRIRVEDPQPRELLRVGASAVAIVRSGSSPRAQVGTR